In Wolbachia endosymbiont (group A) of Pogonocherus hispidulus, the genomic stretch CCTTGCACCTACATTTTCGTTTTTATGAACTGATTCAATTTTCTTTTCTTCAAATTGCTCTACAGCAAATAGGTTCAGTGATCCAAATACAACAACTAATAATACAAAGTATAAAATACTCTTCATAAATATTCCAAGCATAAGCTTAATTAAGATGATACTATAATCAAATGATTAATCTACAGTAAAAAATGCCTTAGGATTTTATTTATAAAAAACCAATAGATTTTTTGTATCTGTTCAGGGGCATCGCAAATATTGAAGCAAAGTGGTCAGTGCTTACTGTACGAACATTGTGATTTGAGAGCAATCTCCGCTAGGGAGGATGTCATCCTAGTGCCCAGACACTGGGATCCAGGAATTTTATTAAGTTGGTGAGTATAAAAGTAGCTAACCTTATGTTAAAACACAATATTTTTGGTGAGGGGTTGTATTAAAAGCTGGATTCCAGTGTCAAGCACTGCTGTCATAAAGGAACCAGTGTCAGCTACTTGCATGACACCCTGACAACCGTCATCCCGCTACTTGTTAGCGGGATCTATGCTAAGAGATACCGCGAATGAATCGCGGTATGACGTAGGACTGCTCCCCAGAAAGCTACACATTAAACCTAAAGTGCATTATATCACCATCTTGTACGATATAATCTCTGCCTTCAAAGCGAATTTTTCCTGCGTCTTTGCAAGCTGATTCACTTCCATACTTTATGTAGTCTGCAAAGCTTATAGTTTCTGCTTTTATGAAGCCTTTCTCAAAATCAGTGTGGATTACACCTGCTGCCTTATCAGCTGTTGATCCTATTTTTACTGGCCATGCCCGTGCTTCTTTGGGGCCCACAGTAAAGAAAGTTATCATACTCAGCACTTCATACATAATACGCGCTACTCCATCAAGGCCTGATTCTTGTAAGCCAAATTCTGACAAGAAACTCTGTTTTTCCTCTTCACTATCAAGATTTGCAATATCTGCTTCAAGTTTTGCTGAAATGCAATAAAATTTGCTTTTATTTTCCTCCGCCATTCTCTCTACCTTTTTAGATAATTCATTGCCAGTTATAACATTTGTATCTTCAACATTGCAAACGTACATAACGGGCTTTGTTGTCAGCAATTGAAGCGACTTCATCTCATCTCCATCGATATTCTCCAAGCTTCTTGCAGGGTTACCTAATTTTAAAGTAGCTAATACCTCCTGCATTAATTCAAGTTGTCTCTTTAGCTCTTTATCACCTTGTTTTGCTTTCTTTTCCAATTGAGGAAGCCTTTTTTCTATGCTATCAATATCAGCTAGGATTAATTCCATTTCCACCACTTCAGCATCTGATATTGGATCTATTTTACTGTGTACATGGCTGATATCGTCATCCGTAAAGCACCTGAGCAGATGAACAATGGCATCAACTTCTCTGATATGGCTTAAAAATTTATTGCCGAGCCCTTCACCTTTGCTCGCACCCTTTACCAGGCCTGCAATATCCACAACTTCTAATTGGTTATAGATTGTCTTCTCTGAACCGGCAATTGCTGCGATTTGTTTCAAACGCTGATCTTTTATCGAAATCTTGCCGATATTTGGCTCGATTGTGCAGAAAGGGTAGTTCGCAGCTTCGGCTGCACTTGACTCTGTAAGTGCATTAAATAAGGTTGATTTTCCTATGTTTGGTAACCCAACTATACCGCAGTTAAAGCTCATATTTGCTATGTAAAATTATAACTATTGCATAATTTAAAAATTTCTGCTATACTTAATTAGTTACTTATTGACAGTTTTGTTGGTATAGTAATATGTATTAAATTGAGGTAAAACCATGACTACAGCTCAGAAGCAGAAGCTACTAAGTGATTTTTACAATGTTGAAAGTGAAGTAACTTCTTTAAATAGTAATTCTTACCCTGACAATTTCTATGTAGGACAAGCAATTGGTAATGGAAGCTGCTTTTTTGACTCGTTTAGACAAAGTTTAGAGCAACAAAAGGGGATAGAAGTTACTGTCGAGCAGTTACGAGAAGACTGTAAAGAATTTGCACAAAACAATCCGCCAGAATGGTTTGTACATTCTATTGCTAACAGTTACGATAATGATGGCCAGCACCGTAGTGAAACTGTAGATGATTATACAGCAAACATTATGCGTAACGATAGATGGGGTGATCCTGAAGTTGAAGGCAGAATACTTTGTGAGAAGTATGATGTAAAATTGCATGTTATAGAGAACCAGACTGTTGATAACCAAGATCTGTCTTTGCATGAATTAATAGACAATTCAGGTTCAAAAAGTGCAGATGAATACAATAAAGTTGATTATGATGATAGTAGTATTGTGCATATAATAAACAAAGGCTATGCTCATTTCGAACCATTGCTTGATATAAACAAAAGTTTAGCAAAACAACTGCAAGAGGAAACCAAACTTAAACAAGAGCAAGAAGATTTCCTATTAGCAAAAAAACTGCAGCTAGATGAGATCTTAGAATATTGTAACGTTTCAAAAGACAACCCTAAGAGAGCAGAGGTTGAGAAGAGATTTGATGAGTTATTGGCAGAAAATGCTGATGGAAAAATTGGTGATGTTGTAGGGCAGTGCGTTAGTGATATAAAGCAGCGCATAGTACGCTCTGAAGAGCAAAACCCTTCAAGTTTACTAAGTTCAAGATGTGGTACGGAATCGATGGCAGAACAACCATTTCATCCACAACAAATACTTGTAAAATAAATTTTCATAGCCCTGTATATTTTTATATAGGGCTTTTGCAAGCATTTCATATAATATGAACTTGCAGTACGTACTAATCTAAATGCAAGTTGACCATGAAACTAGTTTAATCATTGATGCCATAGAGGAATTTGGTGGTGAGGCTAGGCTTGTCGGCGGGTGTGTGAGAGACTCAATTTTGCAACGTAATGTCCACGACATCGATTTAGCTACTAATTTGCTTCCAAATCAAACGATCAAAGCGCTAAAACTCCGTAATATAAAAACTATTCCAACTGGTCTGAAGCATGGAACTATTACTGCAATTTTAAACAAAAGATCCTTTGAGATCACAACGCTAAGGCATGATGTGAAATGTGACGGTAGGCATGCAAAAGTAGAATTTACCAATAATTGGCAAGCGGATGCTTCAAGGCGCGACTTTACATTTAACGCTCTATACGCAGATAAGCATGGCCATATATATGATTACTTTGGTGGTATCGAGGATTTAAAGGCGCGAAGGTTAAACTTTATAGGCAACGCTGAAGATAGAATTAAAGAAGACTATCTACGTATTTTAAGAGCATTTCGTTTTCATGCAAAAATATGTGTCGGAGATTTGAGTGATGAAATACTAAGCGTATGCAAAAAGCATTCGCATATGATCCAAAACCTCTCTGGAGAGAGAATAAGAGATGAAATACTTAAATTGCTGGAGTGCAATGATCCTTTTCCAACACTTAAGAGCATGCAAGAATCTGATGTTTTGCAAAAGATTATCCCAAAAGAAGTAAAATGTGAAATTCTGTCTTCGTCACTTCTTTTGGGCACTGATGCACTAGTAAAATTAGCGTTACTCCTTAGGACTACTAAAAAAAATGACAGGCTAAGTCTTGGAGAATATGTAAGCAAATTTTTACGTCTTTCGAACAAGCAAAAGAAAAAGCTGCTATTTTTACTATCCAACGATATCAAAACAGAACTCTCAGAAAAAGAGCAAAAAAAATACATATCTTTATTTGGTAGAGAACTATATTTTGATTTAGTAAAAATTTGTGGTGTTGAGTCTGGAGAAAATGTTGATAAATACATTTCGTTTGCTAATACATTCAATATTCCAAAATTTCCTTTATCTGGCGATGATTTAATAAGTATAGGTCACCAGCCAGGAAAAAGTTTAGGTAAAAACTTGGAATTGCTAAAACAACACTGGGAAGACAGCTCCTACACTTTAACAAAAGAGGAGCTGGTGCTTTATGCTAAGGATCTACTTTAGGCTACTCTCTGAGCATTCAATGAATGTACGCTTACAGTATTAGTGTGACTCATCGAGGAATTAGGTGTGTATTCTTTTTTAGCTTTTTCTGTTAATTGGTATTCGTTTACTCCTCCTTGAGTTTGATTACACATCCCCTGATCTGTAGATAAAAATTTATCTCTTATGCTTGATGTCAGTTGTAACTCTTGAATCTTATCTGAAAAAAATCTCATTCTAGCTTCTACTAGCCCTTTCACAACAATTTCTTTAAGTAATTCTCCTGAGTCGTTATTATTATTATTTTTGCTATTAAAGCTGTGCAAGATAGAGTCTACAATCTTATTTACCCCTTCCTGTTTGTTAAATTCTAATTTTTTTACGCATTTTCTAACAGAAGGTGACAACTTGGCTTTTAACGTGTCATTTCCTAGTTCTTTACCTACATTTTTTCCAATGTTACAATGTTCGTTGACAACTTTTTTTACCTTAGCTTCTATGATCTCCCTTGCGGATTTTTTCAAATTATTCTCCAATAATTCAAGCAGCTCACTGCTTTTAAATTTGCCATCATCTTGATTTGATAGAAATTTTATGGTTTTATTATGTACGTTATGGCAAAAGTGCTTTTCTTTAAATTCAGGAAACCCTTTTTTTAACTCCTCGTTTTTCCTAGATAAAAAGTTATTGAGATTCTTATCCCTAGAAAGCTTATTGGGCAAGTTTCGTAATTTTGAAAGAGTTGATTCAGTAGTTGATTTTGCAGTAGATGCTGCGCTTACCAAACTCACTGTATCTGACGCTTTAGTTTTTGTTTGTCCTTGTGATTTTTGAGTTTCTCCATCAATATCTTCTAACCTTTTATCAACATCCTTTAACTTTTCTTCCAACTTTTGTTGTTCTTGATTATTTAGTGGTAGTTGCTGCACTAACAATTCCATCACGCTCAAAGAAGTTTTATTTAAGGTATCACCTATTCCAGCTAATTCCCATTCTTTACTTTCTTCTAAGATCTGCACCTGTTTTTGTAATTTAGAAACCTCATTTTCTGAGCTCTTTTTCTCTACTTCAGCAGCACTTAATTGACTACTTAAATCTTTCAATTTACTTTCTAAATCAATTCTTTCTCCAGTTGTTGTTTAGATTCCTGAGCACTTTGCAAGTGTTTTCTAAGATCCTCTACTTTAGCTTCCATTTCCTTTTTATCTTCATCTAATCCTTCATTTAACCGCATTAAACTATTTATTTTCCTGACTTCTCCCACCCTTTCTAAAAGCTCGTTTATTTTATCGGTAAATTCTGCTCTGAGTTCAGTTAATTCTCTTCCCTGGCACTCTATCATCTCAGATTTTGCCTTCAACTTTACTAAAAACTCTTTCTCTTGTTTATCTGTAACTTCTACCAATTCTCTATAATCCTTTTTAAGTCTTTCAATTATAGATCGCAATTCTCTATTTTCCTTTTTTAACGAGCTATTTTTTGATTGTAAGTCCGCTTTAAGCCTTATGATTATAGATCGCAATTCTTCAATTTTCACTTCCAATAAGCCATTTTCTGATTGTAAGTCTGCAATCTGCTGTGCTTGATCACTATTTTTATCCGTTGTTTCAACACACTCGGTCTGCATTGCTATATCGTGAAATGTTACTTTACTAGTTTGAACCTCTCCATCCTTACTTATTACTTCACTCTGGCTCCCTTTTTCTGCAACCTCAGGTTTTAAGTCAGCTCCAATACTTTTATCCGTTGTTTCAACACATTCGGTCTGCATTGTCGTATCTTGAAATGTTACTTTATTAGATAGAATATTTTCCGCCCATTTGTTCCATTTCTTTGGTAGTATTCGTCCAATCGTTTTTAAGTACAACCAAGCAAATACAGTAGACCAACTGTATTTTTGTTTAACATTAGTTTCATAATCAACCTTATTATTAGTATTGTACATAAAATTACCTTGTTTTTTAACTTTAATTTACAGAAAATTTTAACAGTGATAAAGTTATATATATTAGTATAAATATTAAATAAATACTAACGCAGGTGTCAAATTATGGTAAAGTCTTTGCCCGCCTAATACACTTTAAGCAGAAATACACATATCTGTAAGTACAGCATTTGCTTTTCCTATCGCTCTTGCTAACATTTCCTGTTCATTGTTCTGATTTTTCACATTGATTACCTGAGCAGCTAAGTTTGCAGGAAAAGTGACCAAACTGACTTCCCACAATTCCACTTGTTTTAACACTCTAGCTCCGCTTTTATGATCAACATCATACTCTATAGGTATATAGCCGATGGAAAGTCCATTGATTACTCCAGTTTTGAGCATTAAGTACGCTTCCTTTGCTTTTTGGATGCCCAAAAGTAAGTGTGCGGTTATATACAGGCCAACATCATTTTCGCAAATATCTATAATATTACCTATAGGTTCACCTGGATTATGTTGCCAAAGGAGTTTTATCTTATTTTTATTTAAGTTTTCCTTAAATGCCCCAGGTAAGATCAGGTCATTTTGTTTATCAACTATGTTAAAAACACTTGCGTAACCAGAAAATACACCGTTTTCTCCTATGCTTTTTATTGACAATGGTGAATAGAGAAATTTCTTATTCATAAAGCCTCCTGTAGTATTGGGAATTTTATTTCGCAATGCACTGCGATATAATTCTATTATATGCAGTGCTCTAAAAGGGGGAAGCACTTTTCTTAGTTACCAAAAACGCTAACTGGAATCCAGATTGGACACTGGGTTATAAAATTCTACGTCATACCACCGCGGCGCTAACAAGTAGCGGAATGACGATTGTCAAGGTGTCATCCTAGTGCCTCTATGATGTCATCCCAGTGCCCTGACTACTTGGATCCAAGAAAAAGAATGATGTCATGCAAGCCCCTATGATGTCATTTCAGTGCTTGACACTGGGATCTCATTTCACTCTATAATAGCAGTGCTCCTTTCTTGTCATCCGAGTAGCCTCTTTTTTGTCATCCCAGTGCTTGACACTGGGATCCAGCCTTTCCATAATCATCAAAACATTGTATTGTAACGTAAAATGGCTACTTTTATGCTTACCAACTTAATAAAATTCCTGGATCCCAGTGTCAAGCACTGGGATGACAAAAAAAGGAGCACTGGGATGACACCCTCCTAGTAGAAACGCTTTTGTAATTGCAACATTCGTGCAATCTTTAGCCATGAATATTAAGAAATTTACCAAACGAAAAAAAAGGCAAAAGAAGCCCTGGTCATTGTCTATTTTCAGTATTTGGCGTTTTTTAAGTCTTAAACGCTGCAATTTAGCTGCTTTTAAGTGCAACTCACCTTAGTTTAAATGTTTAAGAAATTTACTAAGCAGAAAAAAAGGCAAAGAAAACCTAGGGTAGCTAGTATTCAAATTCTCCCTTGTTCTATTTGACGTCTTTTGATGTCTTAAACGCTTTATAAGCGCGTTTCGGCTTGTATAGGTAGAAACCCAGAAGTTTTATAAAGACATGAGGTGCACATAGTGCAAAAAATTAAGCATGATTTACGCCAAATACAAAGTTCCCTTTGTCGTTTTAATCTGCAGATTGCGAAGATAAATAAATAGCTTCAATTTTATGATAAGGGGGCTGGCGGAGTTTGTAAAGCAATTTTTTAGCCCTGTCTCCTTGCTATAATGTTCATATCGATAGAAAAGCAAAAGAATAGAATGAAATATCAAGTGATATCCTCTATAATTAAATTTTTTGAATGAAGAGATGACGATTCGTGTAGGAATTAATGGTCTGGGTAGAATAGGCAGAGGCGTATTGCGTGCTATTTTCGAAATAGAAGAATATAGCAAACAAATAGAAGTTGTAGCTGTGAATGGATCGCTCAATGCAAAGCAGCATGCACATTTGATTAAATATGATTCTGTTCATGGCAAATTCAGTGGTGATATTGACTTTAATGAGTCTCAAAATTGGCTATCTATAAATGGCAGAAAATTTTCTTTATATAGAGAACGGAGCCCTGAAAGTATTCCTTGGAATGTTGATGTAATACTTGAATGTACTGGTGCATTTAACAAGCGTGAAGAAGCAATAAGGCACAATGCAGAGAAAGTGATTGTCTCTGCTCCAGTTCCAGATGCTGATGTCACTATAGTTTATGGTGTGAATAATGATATGCTCAAAAAAGAGCATAAAGTAATATCAGCAGGTTCTTGCACTACAAACTGTCTGGCTCCAATTGTACACGTTTTACACTCCAATTTAGGTATAAAAAGTGGTTTTATGACTACTATACATGCCTACACGAATGATCAAAATGTTCTTGATGGTAATCATAAAGATTTGCGCAGGGCAAGGGCTTGCGGATTATCTATGGTGCCAACTACAACCGGGGCAGCAAAAACAATTGGTTCTATAATTCCTGAATTAAAGGGCAAGCTAGATGGCACTGCCGTCAGAGTTCCGGTTAGCAATGTTTCTATGGTTGATTTTAAATTTACGACTGATAAGAAGGTAACAGTTGGAGAAATAAATGAAATGTTTAAAAACGCAGCAAGTAATGTGCTCTCCGTATGCGCGGAACCTTTAGTCTCAATAGATTTTGTGCATAACCCTTATAGTGCAATTGTGGATTTAACTGGTACATATGTTACAGGTGACATCTGTAGAGTTGCAGCGTGGTATGACAATGAGTGGGCTTTTTCGTTGAGAATGTTAGACATAGCATTATTGAGCCATAGTAAAGTATGAATGGAAACCCAAACAAATATGCTTCATTTTGTGAGCACTTTGCAGAACTCAGAAAAAGAGTTATCTTTTGCTTTCTATTTTTTTGCGTTGCTTTTGGTTTTTGTTATTACTTTAAGGAAAATATATACCGTTTTTTACTCGCACCTTTAATAGAAGCAACAAAAGGTAGCGAAGGTTTTTCTTTAATTTACACAGACTTAACAGAGGCATTTTTTGTGTATCTCCAAGTTGCAATAATGAGCGCACTTTTGTTTTCTTTTCCTGTGTTTGCATGGCAATTTTATATGTTCTTAGCACCTGGGTTATATAAAAGTGAAAGGGCAGTGTTGTTGCCATACTTAATTGCAACACCGGTTTTATTTGTAACGGGAGCTACTGTAGTCTATTACTATATATTTCCTTTAGCCTGGAAGTTTTTCATCACTTTTGAACATAGTGGGAAATCTTTCGGTATACCAATAGAGTTTATGCCATCAGTTAGCGAATATTTAGACCTTGTTCTCCAATTTATGTTTGCATTTGGCACTGCATTTCAAATTCCAGTAATACTCACATTGATGGTGAGAGTAGGGTTACTCACTACACAAAGTTTGTCAAATAAACGCAGAATCGCGATAGTGGTAATTTTTATTATTGCTGCAATCTTAACTCCACCTGATGTATTAAGCCAAGTAGGGCTTGCAATACCTATGCTGATTCTATATGAATTGTCCATTTTGATATGTAGGTATATTGAAAAAAAGAAGACAAAGGTTTGAATAAATATTCTTGACTTTTTTATGGAATATGTGATAATTAAATTTTGGGGTATAATATGGATTTAAAACAGTGGGAACGGATATTAAGTACAATAAATGATGACAGCGATTTGAGTGGTAATGACGTAGTTGAAAAAATAAAAAAGAAACTACAAGAAATAGACTTAAGGGTGTATCAAGAGTGGGAGAAGAAAAAATTTGACATAAATCACCGATTCAGCCAGCCAGACAAGTATGACATGAATGAATTCACATTGTTGCACATAGCAGTCCAGTGTAGTGACGAAAAGGTAGTATAAGCTCTATTAGACAAAGGGGCTAATGTTAATGCGCAAGATAGATGTAAAGAAACTCCTTTACATAATGCTGTTATATTCAGCAATATAAAGGTGGTACAAGCTCTATTAGACAAAGGGGCTAATGTTAATGTGCAAGATGGATATGGAAAAACTCCTTTACATAATGCTGTTATACTCAGCAATATAAAGGTGGTACAAGCTCTATTAGACAAAGGGGCTAATGTTAATGTGCAAGATGGATATGGAAAAACTCCTTTATATCATGCTAAGGTACTTAGCAAAATAAAGACAATGAAAGCTCTACTAAAAGCAGGCGCTGATCCTGATATAGATGAAGAAAACAACCAAATAGCCACTAAAGCAATAAAAACTGGTATTGCTTTTGGTGTTATAGCTGGATTAGCAATCGGTGTTGGATGTGGTGTTGCCGGTGTTCAATTATCAGTATTAGCTATAGTTGGCATAGCTGTAGCTGCTGCGCTAGCAGTTGGACTTGTTGCTGGTGGTATTACACATGCAGTATTAAAACCTAGTAATAAACTAGATGAACTAGACTCAAACAAAGTAGCGAGTGCTGCTCAGACAGTGTAAAGCATTACGGTCAAGACCATATATTTGGGTTATTCACGGCATTGTGAATAACTTGGTTGATAACCCAGTGGAATACATAGTTTACGCGTTATGAGTACTTTGGAGATCTATAATAAGTATGATCTCCAAATACTAATATATAATACTTAAAGAGATACTTTAACGCTTTCTCTTAAGTACTAATCTGGAGGTTCGACAAGTTGCTGTTTAAAAGGTTGGGAAATAGTTTTATTAGCATTAAAAATTACATAATATATATTATGGAAAATAAAATTACATAATATAAGAAGCAAGGTTTTCCTACGTCATACCACGATTCATTCGCGGTATCTCGGCATAGATTCCGCTAACTAGTAGCGGAATGACGAATTTGTCGTTTTTCAAATTGTTGGTAAATCTAAGTCAGTTTAGCTATATAAAACATAGTATAAAAAGAGCTATTTCAGCAAAATTTTAAACAAATAAAGTTCATTAGCTTCACAATTGGCACCTTACGAGAAAAGTACATTTGATATACAGATTTAAAATATAAGTTAACGAATTATTATGATTTTTACCAAGATAATAATATAGTAAGGTTTGGTAGTGAGGTATCAAAATGGGAAAATACACTAACGCATGGTTTTATAAGAAGACTGACCCAAATCATCACGATTGTGCAAACGATGGTACTTGCGGACAATCTATAGAAAATTGTGAAATTGGTAATACAGACATTTCTTTTTTTTTGATAGTAACAAAAACTTAATTGCCAAAGTACCTAAACTACCAAAGTATTCTAGTGATAAATATGGGCATCAATTGTATAAGGAAGCTGAGTCAAAGCAGTTCAATTATTTTTCCACAAATATACATGATGTTTTATCTAACAGCTTTACCGTTAAATACGGGTATATAAATTGTACTATAAAATACGACAACTTATCTGAGCAGGAACAAAACCAAATAGAAACAGACATTAAAACTGCCTATGAGGCATTTAAAGAAAAGTTTTGCTTCAAAGATAGTAGCATAAGTAAAGATATAACGGTTTACATTTTTAATAATAGAAGCGATTATACAAAGTATAACAATCTTCTCGGCATAGATCAAGATGGTAGTCCAGGATATATTACACGAGGAGTAACAGATTATCAGAATATTCTGACATATAAGCAAAGTGCCATGGATTTTGTTCTAGGTCATGAGCTAGGCCACATATTTCAATTGCGTTTTTCACCATCGGCAACAGTCAAAGCTTTGAGTACTCAGGATACTGAATTCATAGCAAATGTTGTTGGACGAGAAGTAGAAGAAAAAAATTATAAAGCTATTTGCAAGCAGATGGGTGTAGATGAATATAAAGACCATGGATCGATGTTTAGTTTTAAATACAAAGGTACAACTTGTAGTATATACCGCAAGGATCTTTCAGAAGAAGAAAAATTTCAAATTATACAACGTGTCAAGAATTCTGGACTAGATGAATATGAAGACCATGGATGGATGTTTCAATTTAAATATAAAGGTACACTTTATAAATATCACAAGAACCTTTCAGAAGAAGAAAAATTTAAAGCTATACAAAATGTCAAGAATATTCGTGAACTAGTAGATGAATATGAAGATCATGGATCGATGTTTAGTTTTAAATACAAAGGTACAACTTGTAGTATATACCGCAAGGATCTTTCAGAAGAAGAAAAATTTCAAATTATACAACGTGTCAAGAATTCTGGACTAGATGAATATGAAGATCATGGATGGATGTTTAGTTTTAAATACAAAGGTACAACTTATAGTATATACCGCAAGGACCTTTCAGAAGAAGAGAAATTTCAAATTATACAACGTGTCAAGAATTCTGGACTAGATGAATATGAAGACCGTGGATCGATGTTTACATTTAAATACAAAGGTACAATTGGTAGTATATACCGTGAGGACCTTTCAGAAGAAGAGAAATTTCAATTTATTCAAGATATAAAGAACTCTCATGAATCGCTCGTTAGTGAATGTGATGGATTGGGGAATGAGAATACAGCTTTATCGATTTACGTTGATGAAAATAAGGAGATAAGTCGAATGTATTTTCAAAACTCCGACAAAAATATATTCAAACAGCTAGATAAGACGCTTATAAGCAGAAGTAAGTCTGAAGAAGAGGCAAATGAAAACCGCACGAATCCAGAACCAGAAGAAGAACAAAAAGGCGATGAATACACAGAGTTTACAGGAGTGTTGCAATTTAAGTACAAAGGGACCAATTATGATATACAACACAGAGGTTACCTTTCAGCAGAAGAAGAAAAACTTCAATTTATCAAAGACATTAAGAACTCTCATAAATCGCTCGTTAGTGAATGTTATAGATTAAATGAAGGGCCATTAAGTCAGAATGCAGCTGTAGTAATTTTTGTTGATGAAAATAAGGACATAGAGAAAATGTATTTTCATAATCCAGACAAGGATATATCCAAATGGTTAGATAAGACACTTATAAGCAGAGGTAAACCTGAACAAGATGTGGATGACACAGATCCAAAACCAGGAAAAGAGCCTGAACCAGAATCAGGAAAAGAACCCAAAGAGGATATAAGCAGAAGTAAACCTGAGCAAGATGTGGATGAAGCAGATTACACAGAAGGAAAAGAACCCAAAGAGGATACTCAGCAACCCAATAATTTCTTATCCAATATTTTTTCAACAATTAAATCCATTATTGATTCTATCTCATCACTCTTTTCATGGTTATTTGGGTCTAAAGAGGAAGAACAATCTGATAACAACCTTTCTTTGCTTGAACTTAATGTTGACGACAATATTGCAGGAAATTTTACAAACAATCACCACTTATTAGACGATTATCGCTCACCTGATGAGTTCATGTAGTGAAACTATTTTATAGCCACTTCCCTACCCTTTCTAATTGTTTATAGCCTCAGCAAATATAGAGAGGCTAAAGGGAGTGGTATTACTTAAACAACTAGATAAAAAACCAGGTGGATCATTCTGAAATTCTTGCATTTTTTGTCTATAATTTTGTTAAACAACTTCCCTTTTGGTCATATCGAACCAAATTTCTTTTTCACACCACCTTTTAAGCCACTTTCGTTAGTTTTTGTCATAATGCGATCAAACACTCCCAATAACCTCTTTAGTAGGCTTGGAGTTAGCGAAGAGATAAGATCAACAGATACGTTATTGTTTTTGTCATCACCACTTGCTTTATAGTCTATTGAAATGATTCCCCTACTTTTCCCGCCAGTAAGAAATTTCCCAATTATAGGAATTTTTAACAAAGATTTATTAATTGAATATGCTGGTATTACCTGTCCTTCAACTTGGAATTTATAATTTCTAATGTCGAGCTTACCGCTAGTGCTAATGCCTAATTCCGCCCCTTCAAGCCAAGATTCTTCAATTTCGACAGAGCCGTCTTTG encodes the following:
- the ychF gene encoding redox-regulated ATPase YchF, yielding MSFNCGIVGLPNIGKSTLFNALTESSAAEAANYPFCTIEPNIGKISIKDQRLKQIAAIAGSEKTIYNQLEVVDIAGLVKGASKGEGLGNKFLSHIREVDAIVHLLRCFTDDDISHVHSKIDPISDAEVVEMELILADIDSIEKRLPQLEKKAKQGDKELKRQLELMQEVLATLKLGNPARSLENIDGDEMKSLQLLTTKPVMYVCNVEDTNVITGNELSKKVERMAEENKSKFYCISAKLEADIANLDSEEEKQSFLSEFGLQESGLDGVARIMYEVLSMITFFTVGPKEARAWPVKIGSTADKAAGVIHTDFEKGFIKAETISFADYIKYGSESACKDAGKIRFEGRDYIVQDGDIMHFRFNV
- a CDS encoding CCA tRNA nucleotidyltransferase, coding for MQVDHETSLIIDAIEEFGGEARLVGGCVRDSILQRNVHDIDLATNLLPNQTIKALKLRNIKTIPTGLKHGTITAILNKRSFEITTLRHDVKCDGRHAKVEFTNNWQADASRRDFTFNALYADKHGHIYDYFGGIEDLKARRLNFIGNAEDRIKEDYLRILRAFRFHAKICVGDLSDEILSVCKKHSHMIQNLSGERIRDEILKLLECNDPFPTLKSMQESDVLQKIIPKEVKCEILSSSLLLGTDALVKLALLLRTTKKNDRLSLGEYVSKFLRLSNKQKKKLLFLLSNDIKTELSEKEQKKYISLFGRELYFDLVKICGVESGENVDKYISFANTFNIPKFPLSGDDLISIGHQPGKSLGKNLELLKQHWEDSSYTLTKEELVLYAKDLL
- a CDS encoding HK97 family phage prohead protease, coding for MNKKFLYSPLSIKSIGENGVFSGYASVFNIVDKQNDLILPGAFKENLNKNKIKLLWQHNPGEPIGNIIDICENDVGLYITAHLLLGIQKAKEAYLMLKTGVINGLSIGYIPIEYDVDHKSGARVLKQVELWEVSLVTFPANLAAQVINVKNQNNEQEMLARAIGKANAVLTDMCISA
- the gap gene encoding type I glyceraldehyde-3-phosphate dehydrogenase, which produces MTIRVGINGLGRIGRGVLRAIFEIEEYSKQIEVVAVNGSLNAKQHAHLIKYDSVHGKFSGDIDFNESQNWLSINGRKFSLYRERSPESIPWNVDVILECTGAFNKREEAIRHNAEKVIVSAPVPDADVTIVYGVNNDMLKKEHKVISAGSCTTNCLAPIVHVLHSNLGIKSGFMTTIHAYTNDQNVLDGNHKDLRRARACGLSMVPTTTGAAKTIGSIIPELKGKLDGTAVRVPVSNVSMVDFKFTTDKKVTVGEINEMFKNAASNVLSVCAEPLVSIDFVHNPYSAIVDLTGTYVTGDICRVAAWYDNEWAFSLRMLDIALLSHSKV
- the tatC gene encoding twin-arginine translocase subunit TatC yields the protein MNGNPNKYASFCEHFAELRKRVIFCFLFFCVAFGFCYYFKENIYRFLLAPLIEATKGSEGFSLIYTDLTEAFFVYLQVAIMSALLFSFPVFAWQFYMFLAPGLYKSERAVLLPYLIATPVLFVTGATVVYYYIFPLAWKFFITFEHSGKSFGIPIEFMPSVSEYLDLVLQFMFAFGTAFQIPVILTLMVRVGLLTTQSLSNKRRIAIVVIFIIAAILTPPDVLSQVGLAIPMLILYELSILICRYIEKKKTKV